CCACCCGAGACAGCCCGGAGCGTGGCGCGCGGCGGTGTTGATCGTCCGGACGGTCGTGGTGACGCGCGATCCGCAGGCGATGTGTCGTCAGGGCTCCTCGCGAGACGCGCCCGCCGTGGCCGTTACCCACGACGGCCGGAGCGGGGCGCGTCCGAGGTCGTCGCGCGCGCCGGGTGAGGCCCGGCAGGGTCGTGGTGCGGCACGCCGGCCGCGTCGCGCCGGGCGCCCCGAACCGCGGGACCTGGCGGCCTGGTCACCCAGGCGCCCACGCGAGCTACCAGAGACGGCCCAGAGCGTGGCGCAGGGTCCGAGGTCGTCGCGCGCGCCGGGTGATCCAGGCCCCTGGTCCCCGTCGACCGCGTAATTTCCACCGACCGGTGGTGGCGCCCGGGCGGGGCGTGGTGCGGCACGCCGGCCGCGTCGCGCCGGGCGCCCCGAACCGCGGTCCGAGGGGGACCTGGCGGCCTGGTCACCCAAGCGCCCACGCAAACGCCGGGCAATCGGCGGACGCGATCTACCCGAGACCGAGCGTGGCGCAGGGTCCGAGGTCGTCGCGCGCGCCGGGTGATCCAGGCCCCTGGTCCCCGTCGACCGCGTAATTTCCACCGACCGGTGGTGGGGCTCGGGAGGGCCGTGGTGCGGCACTCCGGCCGCGCAGCGCCGGGCGCCCCGAACCGCGGTCCGAGGGGACCTGGCGGCCTGGTCACCCAAGCGCCCACGCAAGCCCCCCCGTCGCGACGCGAACCCTCCCGTTCCCGCGGGTCAGCGGGTGCGCTGGTGCGGCAGGGCGACCGTGAACCGGGCGCCGCCCTCGGGCGCGTCGTCGACCTCGATCGTGCCCTGGTGCTGTTCGATGATGTTCCGCGCGATCGGCAGGCCCAGGCCCGTGCCCTTGCCGTCGACCTTGGTCGTGAAGAACGGCTCGAACACCCGGACCCGGTCGGCCTCGGGCACGCCGATCCCGGTGTCGGTCACCGCCAGCGCCACCTGGTCCTCGTCGACCACGAACGTGCGGACGAATACCTCGCCGGTGCCGTCGGGCGTGGCCTCGACCGCGTGGACCGCGTTGGTGATCAGGTTGATCAGCACCTGCTCGAGCTGACCCGGGATCGCGGCCAGCGGCGGCAGCTCGGGCGCCAGATCGACCCGCAGCGTCAGGCCCTCGCGCTCGAACAGGTGCTCGCAGAACGACACCGACTGCCGCACCACCGCGTTGAGATCGATCACGTCGACCTCGTCGCCGACCGGCTTGGCGTATTGCACCAGCTCGCGGGTGAAGCGCTGGATCCGCTGGGCGCTCTGGCCGATGCGCAGCAGCTTCTCGTGATCGGCCTGGTCGCCGCCGACCTGCAGGCACTTGCGCTGCAGGTAGTCGGCGTAGACCGTGATCGACGTCAGCGGGTTGTTGAGCTCGTGGACCACGCCGGCGGCGAGCTGGCCCAAGGTCGCCAGGCGCTCGGCCCGGATGACCTGCGCCTGCAGCTCCATCAGCCGGGTCTGATCCTGGCCGATCGCCACCACCGCCTCGGGCGCCGGCCGATCGCCCGGCCCGCCGATGCCGGCGATGCTCCAGACCGTGCGGACCCGCCCGCGGGTGCGCGAGCCGATCCGGATCTCGACCGAGTCGAAGCTCTGGCCGGCCAGCGCCAACCCCAGGATCCCGGTCACGCGCGAGCGATCGTGGGGCGGCAGGAAGTCGCGCAGATCGCGCCCGACCACCTCGTCGCGCGCGAACCCGGTCAGCGTGAGCAACGCCTGGTTGCACACGGTCACGCGCCAGCAGTTGTCGATGCCGACGATCAGCGCGTT
This genomic window from Myxococcales bacterium contains:
- a CDS encoding PAS domain-containing protein, whose translation is MSLVVPEAAAVATVMLELGGEVFREVAEADLCGRFLATVARLFPERPLALRVVDLRTREPARVYTIGARARTGLEYEPLTVKATAIDKTHLHPAVAASARLRQAARWDAPFPHVAVGFAVPVVAAGELYGLLDVGYPLGQPVIAADEPLVIPLVNQLALALRTHRLWRDAQGLRDFQARLIDHANALIVGIDNCWRVTVCNQALLTLTGFARDEVVGRDLRDFLPPHDRSRVTGILGLALAGQSFDSVEIRIGSRTRGRVRTVWSIAGIGGPGDRPAPEAVVAIGQDQTRLMELQAQVIRAERLATLGQLAAGVVHELNNPLTSITVYADYLQRKCLQVGGDQADHEKLLRIGQSAQRIQRFTRELVQYAKPVGDEVDVIDLNAVVRQSVSFCEHLFEREGLTLRVDLAPELPPLAAIPGQLEQVLINLITNAVHAVEATPDGTGEVFVRTFVVDEDQVALAVTDTGIGVPEADRVRVFEPFFTTKVDGKGTGLGLPIARNIIEQHQGTIEVDDAPEGGARFTVALPHQRTR